From Hartmannibacter diazotrophicus, a single genomic window includes:
- the gatB gene encoding Asp-tRNA(Asn)/Glu-tRNA(Gln) amidotransferase subunit GatB — protein sequence MSLIDTRTPDPKKFINGATGDWEVIIGMEVHAQVVSNSKLFSGASAEYGGAPNAHVSLVDAAMPGMLPVINEECIKQAVRTGLGLKAEINLKSVFDRKNYFYPDLPQGYQISQFKQPIVGEGTVILDMPGETVEVGIERLHLEQDAGKSIHDQHPTMSFVDLNRSGVALMEIVSKPDLRCSDEAKAYLTKLRTILRYLGTCDGNMDEGSMRADINVSVRKPGGEFGTRCEIKNVNSIRFAGQAIEYEARRQIGIIEDGGTIDQETRLFDPREGVTRSMRSKEEAHDYRYFPDPDLLPLEFTQAFVDELASALPELPDDKKARFIADYGVTPYDAMVLTLEQSSADFFEKVAKGRDAKLAANWMTNDFFARLNKDGKDIASSPMSAEQLGEIVDLIADKTISGKIAKDLFEIVWTEGGSPKEVVEARGMKQVTDTGAIETAVDAVIAANPDKVEQAKAKPTLAGWFVGQVMKQTGGKANPQAVNEIVKAKLGIE from the coding sequence ATGTCCCTTATCGATACCCGCACGCCCGATCCGAAAAAATTCATCAACGGCGCCACCGGCGACTGGGAGGTGATCATCGGCATGGAAGTCCATGCGCAGGTGGTCTCCAATTCGAAGCTGTTTTCCGGCGCCAGCGCGGAATACGGCGGGGCGCCAAACGCGCATGTTTCCCTTGTCGACGCGGCGATGCCGGGCATGCTACCGGTGATCAACGAAGAATGCATCAAGCAGGCGGTGCGCACGGGGCTTGGCCTCAAGGCGGAAATTAATCTCAAGTCCGTCTTCGACCGGAAGAACTATTTTTATCCGGACCTGCCGCAGGGCTACCAGATCAGCCAGTTCAAGCAGCCGATCGTGGGCGAGGGGACCGTGATCCTCGACATGCCGGGCGAGACGGTGGAGGTCGGCATCGAGCGTCTGCACCTGGAACAGGACGCCGGCAAGTCGATCCACGACCAGCACCCGACGATGTCCTTCGTCGACCTCAACCGCTCGGGCGTCGCGCTGATGGAGATCGTCTCCAAGCCGGATCTGCGCTGCTCCGACGAGGCGAAGGCGTATCTGACCAAGCTGCGCACGATCCTGCGCTATCTCGGCACCTGCGACGGCAATATGGACGAAGGCTCCATGCGCGCCGACATCAACGTCTCGGTGCGCAAGCCCGGCGGCGAGTTCGGCACGCGCTGCGAGATCAAGAACGTCAACTCGATCCGTTTCGCCGGTCAGGCGATCGAATACGAGGCGCGCCGCCAGATCGGCATCATCGAGGACGGCGGTACCATCGACCAGGAAACGCGGCTGTTCGATCCGCGCGAGGGCGTGACCCGCTCGATGCGGTCCAAGGAAGAAGCGCACGACTACCGCTACTTCCCCGATCCCGACCTTCTGCCGCTTGAATTCACGCAGGCGTTCGTCGATGAGCTTGCCTCGGCGCTGCCGGAGCTGCCGGACGACAAGAAGGCCCGCTTCATAGCCGACTATGGCGTGACGCCCTATGACGCGATGGTGCTGACGCTGGAGCAGTCCTCGGCCGACTTTTTCGAGAAGGTCGCCAAGGGGCGCGACGCCAAGCTTGCCGCCAACTGGATGACCAACGATTTCTTCGCCCGCCTCAACAAGGACGGCAAGGACATCGCCTCCAGTCCGATGTCGGCCGAACAGCTTGGCGAGATCGTCGACCTCATCGCCGACAAGACGATTTCCGGCAAGATCGCCAAGGACCTCTTCGAGATCGTGTGGACCGAAGGCGGCTCGCCGAAGGAGGTTGTCGAGGCGCGCGGCATGAAGCAGGTCACCGACACCGGCGCCATCGAGACGGCGGTCGATGCGGTGATCGCGGCCAATCCCGATAAGGTGGAGCAGGCGAAGGCGAAGCCGACGCTTGCCGGCTGGTTCGTCGGTCAGGTCATGAAGCAGACGGGCGGCAAGGCCAACCCGCAGGCGGTGAACGAGATCGTCAAGGCCAAGCTCGGGATCGAGTAA
- a CDS encoding TIGR00645 family protein: protein MEKSVERIIFFSRWILAPFYIGLLVAALVLLYHFGVELFHFVTHSAGSKESDIILGILALIDLTLTCSLLLIVVFSGYENFVAKIDPEEHPGWPEWMSRIDFAGLKQKLMGSIVAISAIQVLKAFMNLQPGSDWTQLGWLVGIHMVFVVSAVLLAVTDRISGDH, encoded by the coding sequence ATCGAAAAATCCGTTGAACGCATCATCTTCTTCAGCCGCTGGATCCTCGCGCCCTTCTATATCGGCCTGCTGGTGGCGGCCCTGGTGCTGCTCTACCACTTCGGCGTCGAGCTCTTCCATTTTGTCACCCACAGCGCGGGATCGAAGGAAAGCGACATCATCCTCGGCATCCTTGCGCTTATCGACCTGACGCTGACCTGCAGCCTGCTGCTCATCGTCGTCTTCTCCGGATACGAGAATTTCGTGGCGAAGATCGATCCGGAGGAACATCCGGGCTGGCCGGAATGGATGTCCCGGATCGATTTCGCCGGCCTGAAACAGAAGCTGATGGGCTCGATCGTGGCCATTTCGGCAATCCAGGTGCTGAAGGCCTTCATGAACCTTCAGCCCGGCTCCGACTGGACGCAGCTTGGCTGGCTTGTCGGCATTCACATGGTCTTCGTCGTCTCGGCCGTTCTGCTCGCCGTGACAGACCGGATTTCCGGCGATCATTGA
- the gatA gene encoding Asp-tRNA(Asn)/Glu-tRNA(Gln) amidotransferase subunit GatA has translation MTDLTALTIAEARKGLDAKDFSATELTKAYLAAMEAARDLNAYVVEMPEKALEMAAASDAKIAAGEARALEGIPLGIKDLFATEGFHTQAASHILDGFKPAYESTVTSNLWADGAVMLGKLNMDEFAMGSSNETSYYGPVKSPWRKAGSNMALVPGGSSGGSAAAVAARICAGATATDTGGSIRQPAAFTGTVGIKPTYGRCSRWGVVAFASSLDQAGPIARDVRDAAILLKSMASVDLKDTTSVDIEVPDYEASVGQSVKGLKIGIPKEYRLDGMSAEIDGLWQQGIAWLKDAGAEIVDISLPHTKYALPAYYIVAPAEASSNLARYDGVRYGLREKGTDIADMYENSRAAGFGEEVKRRILIGTYVLSAGYYDAYYLKAQKVRTLIKRDFELCFDAGVDAILTPATPSAAFGIGEKAGADPVEMYLNDVFTVTVNMAGLPGIAVPAGLSGEGLPLGLQLIGRPFDEATLFKLGTVIEQAAGHFTAEKWW, from the coding sequence GTGACCGATTTGACCGCCCTCACCATCGCCGAGGCCCGCAAGGGGCTCGATGCCAAGGATTTCTCCGCCACCGAGCTGACCAAGGCCTATCTCGCGGCCATGGAAGCGGCCCGCGACCTCAACGCCTATGTGGTGGAGATGCCCGAAAAGGCGTTGGAGATGGCGGCGGCCTCCGATGCGAAGATCGCCGCTGGCGAGGCGCGTGCGCTGGAAGGCATCCCGCTCGGCATCAAGGATCTCTTCGCGACCGAGGGCTTCCACACCCAGGCGGCCAGCCACATCCTCGACGGCTTCAAGCCGGCCTATGAATCGACGGTGACGTCGAACCTCTGGGCCGACGGCGCGGTGATGCTCGGCAAGCTCAACATGGACGAGTTCGCCATGGGTTCGTCCAACGAGACGAGCTACTACGGCCCGGTGAAGAGCCCGTGGCGCAAGGCCGGCTCCAACATGGCGCTCGTTCCGGGCGGCTCGTCGGGCGGTTCGGCGGCGGCCGTTGCCGCGCGCATTTGCGCCGGCGCGACGGCGACCGACACCGGCGGTTCGATCCGCCAGCCGGCAGCCTTCACCGGCACCGTCGGCATCAAGCCGACCTACGGGCGCTGCTCGCGCTGGGGCGTTGTCGCCTTCGCCTCCTCGCTCGACCAGGCCGGCCCGATCGCCCGCGACGTGCGCGATGCGGCGATCCTTCTCAAATCCATGGCGTCGGTCGACTTGAAGGATACGACCTCGGTCGACATCGAGGTGCCCGACTACGAGGCCTCTGTCGGCCAGTCGGTGAAGGGCCTCAAGATCGGCATTCCGAAGGAATACCGGCTCGACGGCATGAGCGCGGAGATCGACGGACTCTGGCAGCAGGGCATCGCCTGGCTGAAGGATGCCGGCGCGGAGATCGTCGACATCTCGCTGCCGCACACGAAATACGCCCTGCCGGCCTATTACATCGTCGCCCCGGCGGAAGCCTCGTCCAATCTCGCCCGCTATGACGGCGTGCGCTACGGCCTGCGCGAGAAGGGCACCGACATCGCCGACATGTACGAGAACTCGCGTGCCGCGGGTTTCGGCGAAGAGGTCAAGCGCCGCATTCTGATCGGCACCTACGTGCTCTCGGCCGGCTATTACGACGCCTATTATCTCAAGGCGCAGAAGGTCCGCACGCTGATCAAGCGCGACTTCGAGCTCTGCTTCGATGCGGGCGTCGACGCGATCCTGACCCCGGCCACGCCGTCGGCGGCCTTCGGCATCGGCGAAAAGGCCGGCGCCGATCCGGTCGAGATGTATCTCAACGACGTCTTCACCGTGACGGTCAACATGGCCGGCCTGCCGGGCATCGCCGTTCCCGCCGGGCTTTCCGGCGAGGGCCTCCCGCTCGGCCTCCAGCTCATCGGCCGTCCCTTCGACGAGGCGACCCTCTTCAAGCTCGGCACCGTGATCGAGCAGGCGGCAGGGCATTTCACCGCTGAAAAGTGGTGGTGA
- the gatC gene encoding Asp-tRNA(Asn)/Glu-tRNA(Gln) amidotransferase subunit GatC, giving the protein MSVDTATVRRVAHLARIKVSEEEAGRMTEELNSILGFVEHLNEVDVSGVEPMTSVVETKMRWRKDVVTDGDNPASVVGNAPVSDDDFFMVPKVVE; this is encoded by the coding sequence ATGTCCGTTGATACGGCCACCGTCCGCCGCGTCGCCCATCTCGCCCGCATCAAGGTGAGCGAGGAAGAAGCAGGCCGCATGACCGAGGAACTCAATTCCATCCTCGGTTTCGTGGAGCATCTCAACGAGGTCGACGTTTCCGGGGTCGAGCCGATGACGTCCGTCGTCGAGACGAAGATGCGCTGGCGCAAGGATGTCGTCACCGATGGCGACAATCCGGCCAGCGTGGTGGGCAATGCGCCCGTCTCCGACGACGATTTCTTCATGGTGCCGAAGGTGGTCGAGTAA
- a CDS encoding metal-dependent hydrolase translates to MKLTWFGHSAFRVEIADTIILLDPFFTGNPSFPSDVETASRGVTHIVLTHGHSDHVGDTVQIAQKTGAKVVTNADLCSWLGSKGLEKLDPMNTGGTTDQGAFTVTLVNALHSAAVLEDGVSQSLGHSNGVIIKAPGEKTLYHMGDTDIFGDMALIDEIHGPKIGLVPIGDRFTMGGKVAALACKRFFDFETILPCHYASFVPYIAATADEFVTAMGADAGKVKVLKPGDTISV, encoded by the coding sequence ATGAAGCTGACCTGGTTTGGACATTCGGCCTTTCGCGTTGAAATCGCGGACACCATCATCCTGCTCGACCCCTTCTTCACCGGAAATCCGTCCTTTCCCTCCGATGTCGAGACGGCTTCGCGGGGCGTGACCCACATCGTTTTGACGCACGGTCACAGCGATCACGTGGGCGACACGGTCCAGATCGCGCAGAAGACCGGGGCCAAGGTCGTCACCAACGCCGATCTTTGTTCCTGGCTCGGTTCAAAGGGACTGGAGAAGCTCGACCCGATGAACACGGGCGGGACGACGGATCAGGGCGCTTTCACGGTGACGCTCGTCAATGCACTGCATTCCGCCGCCGTCCTGGAAGATGGGGTTTCGCAGTCGCTTGGCCATTCGAATGGCGTCATCATCAAGGCGCCGGGCGAGAAGACGCTCTACCACATGGGCGACACCGACATTTTCGGCGACATGGCGCTGATCGACGAGATTCATGGGCCGAAGATCGGCCTCGTTCCGATCGGCGACCGCTTCACCATGGGCGGCAAGGTGGCCGCACTCGCCTGCAAGCGCTTCTTCGACTTCGAGACCATTCTTCCCTGCCACTATGCCTCGTTCGTGCCCTATATTGCGGCGACGGCGGACGAGTTCGTCACCGCCATGGGGGCGGATGCCGGCAAGGTGAAGGTGCTCAAGCCCGGCGATACGATCTCGGTTTGA
- the ruvX gene encoding Holliday junction resolvase RuvX, translating to MSAPSPLSFDEFLARLGLDDRLLGLDLGTKTIGLALSDVGRRIASPLETIARKKFTIDAEKLLAIAAKQGVGGLVLGLPVNMDGSEGPRVQSTRAFVRNLAPLTSLPITFWDERLSTTAVTRTLLDADASRRRRGELVDKMAAAFILQGFLDRIHLAERSDDPRRLF from the coding sequence ATGTCAGCGCCCTCGCCTCTTTCCTTCGATGAGTTCCTCGCCCGTCTCGGCCTCGATGACCGCCTGCTCGGTCTCGATCTCGGCACCAAGACCATCGGCCTTGCCCTTTCCGATGTCGGCCGCCGCATTGCCTCGCCGCTGGAGACGATCGCGCGCAAGAAATTCACCATCGACGCGGAAAAGCTGCTGGCGATCGCGGCCAAACAGGGAGTGGGTGGCCTCGTTCTCGGGCTGCCGGTCAACATGGACGGCTCGGAAGGCCCGCGCGTCCAGTCGACCCGCGCCTTTGTGCGCAACCTTGCGCCACTGACCTCGCTGCCAATCACCTTCTGGGACGAGCGCCTGTCGACGACGGCGGTCACGCGCACCCTGCTCGATGCCGACGCCTCGCGCCGGCGGCGCGGAGAGCTTGTCGACAAGATGGCCGCCGCCTTCATCCTGCAGGGATTTCTGGACCGAATTCATCTCGCCGAACGCAGCGACGACCCACGGCGGCTGTTCTGA
- a CDS encoding aspartate carbamoyltransferase catalytic subunit: protein MTPQRDPALPTFARKHLLGIDGLSPHEINDLLDRAEAHVEIGRQVSKKLDTLRGRTQINLFFEASTRTQSSFELAGKRLGADVMNMSVASSSVKKGETLIDTAMTLNAMHPDIIVVRHHAAGAVALLAQKVSCSVVNAGDGAHEHPTQALLDALTIRRHKGKIARLTVAICGDVLHSRVARSNILLLTALDARVRLVGPTTLVPPAFRDLGIEVTTDMKAGLKDADIVMMLRLQRERMQGSFVPSVREYFRYYGLDQEKLAYAKPDALVMHPGPMNRGVEIDPAIADGPQSLIREQVEMGVAVRMAVLDAVARNLPNA, encoded by the coding sequence ATGACACCGCAACGCGACCCCGCCCTGCCGACCTTCGCCCGCAAGCACCTGCTCGGGATCGACGGTCTTTCGCCCCACGAAATCAACGATCTGCTCGACCGGGCCGAGGCTCATGTCGAAATCGGCCGGCAGGTCTCCAAAAAGCTCGACACCCTGCGCGGGCGAACGCAGATCAACCTCTTCTTCGAGGCCTCGACGCGGACGCAGTCGTCCTTCGAGCTTGCCGGCAAGCGCCTCGGCGCCGACGTCATGAACATGTCGGTTGCCTCCTCGTCGGTGAAGAAGGGTGAAACGCTCATCGACACGGCGATGACTCTCAATGCCATGCACCCGGACATCATCGTCGTGCGCCATCACGCCGCCGGCGCTGTCGCCCTGCTCGCCCAGAAGGTCAGCTGCTCGGTGGTGAACGCCGGCGATGGCGCGCACGAGCATCCGACGCAGGCCCTGCTCGACGCCCTGACGATCCGCCGGCACAAGGGCAAGATCGCCCGCCTCACGGTGGCGATCTGCGGCGACGTGCTGCATTCGCGCGTCGCCCGCTCCAACATCCTGCTGCTGACGGCGCTCGACGCCCGTGTCCGCCTTGTCGGTCCGACGACACTGGTTCCCCCTGCCTTCCGCGACCTCGGCATCGAGGTGACGACGGACATGAAGGCGGGCCTGAAGGACGCCGACATCGTCATGATGCTGCGCCTCCAGCGCGAGAGGATGCAGGGCTCCTTCGTGCCGTCCGTGCGCGAATATTTCCGCTACTACGGCCTCGATCAGGAAAAGCTCGCCTATGCGAAGCCGGATGCGCTCGTGATGCATCCGGGGCCGATGAACCGCGGCGTGGAGATCGATCCGGCGATTGCCGACGGCCCGCAAAGCCTCATCCGCGAACAGGTCGAGATGGGCGTCGCCGTCCGCATGGCCGTGCTCGACGCCGTCGCGCGCAATCTTCCGAACGCATGA
- a CDS encoding dihydroorotase → MNAMRKEPVATAPLVIENARIIDPSRNLDEIGSVIVADGVILASGAGAKGQGAPDGATIVDAKGAVVAPGLVDMRVFVGEPGFDHRETFASASKAAAAGGITTMVTQPDTDPIIDDPALVDFVLRRARDTAIVRIHPMAALTKGQSGHEMTEFGLLQEAGAVAFSSGRHTVTNAQVMRRALTYARDFGATVVHNPEDPDLVGTGVMHLGTLSTLLGLPGIPTEAETVMLARDLRLARLAQGTYHAAQLSTTESVALMRWAKQEGISATAAVSAAHVSLNENDIGAYRTFFKMSPPLRAEEDRQALVAGLADGTIDILVSSHDPQDVEMKRQPFAEAADGCVGLETLLSAGLRLVHNGDLTLMRLIEATSTRPAALLGLEAGTLKPGQPADIVMIDPDMPWVLSEENIISRSKNSAFEGARFSGKVIATYVGGSQVFGA, encoded by the coding sequence ATGAATGCCATGCGCAAGGAACCGGTGGCGACCGCCCCGCTTGTCATCGAGAACGCCCGCATCATCGATCCGTCCCGCAATCTGGACGAGATCGGCTCGGTGATCGTCGCCGACGGCGTCATTCTGGCCTCGGGCGCCGGCGCCAAGGGTCAGGGCGCGCCGGACGGCGCAACCATTGTCGACGCCAAGGGCGCCGTCGTTGCGCCGGGCCTCGTCGACATGCGCGTCTTCGTCGGCGAACCGGGCTTCGACCACCGCGAAACCTTCGCTTCCGCCAGCAAGGCGGCGGCGGCCGGCGGCATCACCACCATGGTGACGCAGCCCGACACCGACCCGATCATCGACGATCCGGCCCTCGTCGACTTCGTGCTGCGACGGGCGCGCGACACCGCGATCGTCCGCATTCATCCGATGGCGGCCCTCACCAAGGGGCAGAGCGGCCACGAGATGACCGAGTTCGGCCTCTTGCAGGAAGCCGGCGCCGTCGCCTTCTCGTCCGGCCGACATACCGTGACGAATGCGCAGGTGATGCGCCGCGCGCTGACCTATGCCCGCGATTTCGGCGCCACCGTCGTCCACAATCCCGAGGACCCGGACCTTGTCGGCACCGGCGTGATGCATCTTGGCACCCTGTCGACCCTGCTCGGCCTGCCCGGCATTCCAACCGAGGCCGAAACCGTCATGCTGGCCCGCGACCTGCGTCTGGCGCGCCTCGCCCAGGGCACCTATCACGCGGCGCAATTGTCGACGACGGAATCGGTCGCGCTGATGCGCTGGGCCAAGCAGGAAGGCATCTCGGCAACGGCCGCCGTCTCCGCCGCCCACGTCAGCCTCAACGAGAACGACATCGGCGCCTACCGCACCTTCTTCAAGATGTCGCCGCCGCTGCGCGCCGAAGAGGACCGGCAGGCGCTGGTCGCGGGGCTCGCAGACGGCACCATCGACATCCTCGTCTCAAGCCACGATCCGCAGGACGTGGAGATGAAGCGCCAGCCCTTCGCCGAGGCCGCCGACGGCTGCGTTGGCCTCGAAACGCTGCTCTCCGCAGGGCTGCGCCTTGTCCACAACGGCGATCTGACGCTGATGCGCCTGATCGAGGCGACCTCGACCCGGCCAGCCGCGCTGCTCGGTCTTGAAGCAGGCACCCTGAAGCCGGGCCAGCCCGCCGACATCGTCATGATCGACCCGGACATGCCGTGGGTTCTGAGCGAGGAGAACATCATCTCCCGCTCCAAGAACAGCGCCTTCGAGGGTGCGCGCTTTTCCGGCAAGGTCATTGCGACCTACGTCGGCGGTAGCCAGGTCTTCGGCGCGTAA